The proteins below come from a single Microtus ochrogaster isolate Prairie Vole_2 chromosome 14 unlocalized genomic scaffold, MicOch1.0 chr14_random_3, whole genome shotgun sequence genomic window:
- the Kcmf1 gene encoding E3 ubiquitin-protein ligase KCMF1, translated as MQCILTRVDFDLYYGGEAFSVEQPQSFTCPYCGKMGYTETSLQEHVTSEHAETSTEVICPICAALPGGDPNHVTDDFAAHLTLEHRAPRDLDESSGVRHVRRMFHPGRGLGGPRARRSNMHFTSSSTGGLSSSQSSYSPSSREAMDPIAELLSQLSGVRRSAGGQLNSSGPSASQLQQLQMQLQLERQHAQAARQQLETARNASRRTNTSSVTTTITQSTATANTTNTENSQQALQNSQFLLTRLNDPKMSEAERQSMESERADRSLFVQELLLSTLVREESSSSDEDERGEMADFGAMGCVDIMPLDVALENLNLKESNKGNEPPPPPL; from the exons ATGCAGTGCATATTAACAAGGGTAGATTTTG atttgtaCTATGGTGGGGAAGCTTTCTCTGTAGAGCAGCCACAGTCTTTTACTTGTCCCTATTGTGGAAAAATGGGCTACACGGAAACATCTCTTCAAGAACATGTTACTTCTGAACATGCAGAAACATCAACAGAAGTG ATTTGTCCGATATGTGCAGCGTTACCTGGAGGCGATCCTAATCATGTCACAGATGACTTCGCAGCTCATCTGACACTTGAACACAGAGCCCCTAGAGATTTA GATGAATCGAGTGGTGTTCGGCATGTACGTAGAATGTTTCACCCCGGCCGGGGGCTGGGAGGCCCCCGTGCGCGTAGATCAAACATGCACTTTACTAGCAGCTCCACTGGCGGGCTCTCCTCCTCGCAGAGCTCCTACTCTCCCAGCagtagagaagccatggatcctatAGCTG AGCTGTTATCTCAGTTATCAGGAGTGAGACGTTCTGCAGGAGGACAGCTTAACTCTTCAGGCCCTTCCGCTTCTCAGTTGCAACAATTGCAGATGCAGCTGCAACTTGAGCGGCAGCATGCGCAGGCAGCACGGCAACAACTGGAGACAGCTCGCAACGCAAGCCGGCGCACTAACACAAGCAGTGTCACCACTACAATCACACAGTCCACGGCCACAGCCAACACAACCAACACGGAGAACAGCCAGCAGGCTCTCCAGAACTCCCAGTTCCTATTAACAAG GTTGAATGATCCCAAAATGTCTGAAGCAGAGCGCCAGTCCATGGAAAGCGAGCGTGCAGACCGCAGCCTGTTTGTCCAGGAGCTCCTTCTGTCCACATTAGTGCGTGAAGAGAGCTCGTCCTCAGATGAGGACGAGCGGGGGGAGATGGCAGATTTTGGTGCTATGGGCTGTGTAGATATTATGCCTTTAGATGTTGCTTTAGAAAACCTAAATTTAAAAGAGAGTAATAAAGGAAATGAgcctccaccacctcctctttGA